The bacterium genome contains a region encoding:
- a CDS encoding site-specific integrase produces the protein MNNSEVVNKTKVIENFLRYLKLHGVSLKSLKYYKSDIVNFLTWAGDRKVSSNLIREYINSQRLTTPLSTLNRRLSTLRSYSNFTGSNFMSGVENVSSFRTISKSWQERIISKFINKPKLKNVLTSLFFNRPNWYRKYHSYPLASYIHIAILILFSSLSGYAVYDQVFYSTDRSLAFPTALERPNRFLSFQGRLTDDLGNPETVATNMVFKLYAVSTGGTELWDSGTCSITPDQDGIFSTLLGSSCGAEIASSVFSENADIWLGVTVGTDAEATPRIQIATVAYAINSETLQGFPAGTGTSTIPYIDSTGTVVLASASPKIQSTSGTFAVEGQALTLTTPNTSNGIITINPDGTGTLDLIFEGAAPGGGANGFVNATNANITSGSLYAGTIASNATGYYFINFLSGATPTSKFSVDSTGLTTIGADLYVTSGISTFGTPVSDGTIEATKFCTGDGETNCVTDFSSLGGGGGSSVWSDLLTPTANLSLAHAGYTTAFTFNSVTAADAFSLASSSLTTGTLFDLSSTSTAGGASGSSKILDIIRSGTNANASHTAYGLYSNVTNTGTTSINIGGYFSASGATNNYGLIVENGNVGIGTTSPTAKLTINETTEQLRLGYDASNYWSGTIGSTGGMTLTGTGTGGSLTLTPTAGQNLNVSLATTGDFAVNTNQLYVDTSAGNVGIGTTGPDAKLDSLATSGEQLRLTYTDGTVYSGFTLDSNGYLLVDPTGARIALDGSLQVGSTSPVAYSRFGTATTGHGFTTSDDVLISGDLEVDGVLYLDGRIISNPDGTATIIFADDASAVNSPNILDNGVWWVNNTVNNGMAALMVNNDKGGDIFTASASGTTKFTIHNDGAITLASNISSTTNTIEGTIFYDNNSAGSSSTDHLFLYGSDSAWHRIALDMTKYSQTNAAVANQNYIEIAHNQNTNDLSLTAWIKDKITGLWKTITNSTQTVKHALQNEFDDASAKTFLVDSQGTLINNLISFWTMNEASAGSSATTRNDSYGSNNLTDNNTTASGTGKVNNGADLESTNSEFFEITDNTSLSTGDIDFTISAWVNLESTGANRTIVSKSESSSVKEYELYYNNTSSRFEFILANSSGTTVCTATANNLGAPSTATWYFLTAWHDATADTCSIQANNGTVDSASETGVVSDTVANFRIGARYTTEELFFDGIIDEVGFWKKKLSAAEITDLYNSGNGNSYTTTGNLTRTQTKLTNIEITPAIDTGTGGDGNITVSGNTNINTTSLISGRSCADGGDAVNYSVTTLTATTATLSTTPASGCLAAGDEILLINLKGIVSAYDNVGNFETLRILSVSSNIITFKTSKLNYYGDIAGSDSNIGTTSGTNQLVMIQRVPNYNNVTVNASMNFTPSAFSGAKGGVMFFRATGTVSVAGNIHATGLGYAGGAGGPSPNRTNGSNGVGTNLNSIGSGNNNIGGGAGGVYNGGQGGGGGSYGTAGNTSTYGTLAGTTYGSTTLAKLYLGSGGGGGASYSDGTGSGSGGAGGTAGGIVTVSAENITVTGSIRANGNAGSNGVTHGTGGGGASGGSVKIMGKNLTLGSSLVSATGGSAGSGYAGSHGGAGGSGRIAIEYSSSISGTSSPASNTSLSGYHTYGLYHSKVISTPNSASLESIRWETPIVPYSKVSFQTRSGSTLSPTDGTWEAWKPFTATSNYLDLSDGNTHTEWTGTNLTVADGDVTRNVDQFEDEDEATAGNLTKLTSSTNGGYAEDTITSANLSGYDYLTFWIRASQTGSTVKVGMGESAGTEQEEFVKIDAADVWQKVYWDLSDIQSGARDAITKLRFTNLIASSNTIYIDNVRAEKLLTDNNFSKITSTPNEYLQYRIILSTTNNSYQPQVENVYLTYNDGYKIEQVDTNTVRLYNYTGEEQELRLDAVVFGADLAEWYTVDDDSIGAGDLVSITGKMDEFSVPILTKAKSINDPNLIGAISTKAGKTLGIEAENRRLLGLAGRIPVKIDPNSPAIFAGAELTSSQTPGLATLAMAGDRTIGKATENWEPNTGKDTITIIIDNSYAPNPTSMESRVYRYLYSTRELIDVVTERVVTQIGIFAGIITPEIKTNIISPIADSSLIIDLSASESARLVINGQDNQEVASIDSLGNANFEGTVESNQLAVNGDATISGTLYADDIESTRLSEIEELLREVETNQSLLAESQNWSTDTSFEDGTFTNLIAESIQANNLYVTGQAAISSLFVSDLLTVNKIESLDMPLQIQSLAATPLEIMAGKITVDIDGNTKFLGNVEVAGNLTINNIIVANNIDTTATESATIVEGEINSNATAGKAVLPANTRKVRINNNKVSLNTLIYITPIASTQNKVLYVKSKDTGYFEVGFSDTLETDVEFNWWIIELEGI, from the coding sequence ATGAATAATTCAGAAGTTGTAAACAAAACCAAAGTTATTGAAAATTTTTTAAGATATTTAAAATTACACGGAGTTTCCCTTAAATCTTTAAAATACTACAAATCAGATATTGTTAATTTTTTAACTTGGGCTGGTGATCGCAAGGTTAGCTCAAATTTAATTAGGGAGTATATTAACTCACAAAGACTTACTACCCCACTTTCAACTTTAAATAGGCGTCTTTCAACACTTAGAAGTTACTCAAACTTCACTGGTAGTAACTTTATGAGTGGTGTTGAAAATGTGTCTAGTTTTAGAACAATTTCAAAGTCTTGGCAAGAAAGAATAATTTCAAAGTTTATTAATAAACCTAAGTTAAAGAATGTTTTAACAAGTTTGTTTTTCAACCGACCAAACTGGTACAGAAAGTATCATTCATATCCACTTGCAAGTTATATTCATATCGCAATTTTAATTTTATTTTCATCACTTTCAGGTTATGCGGTATATGATCAGGTTTTCTACTCAACAGACAGGTCACTTGCCTTCCCTACCGCTCTTGAACGACCAAACAGATTTTTATCCTTTCAAGGAAGGTTAACTGATGACCTAGGAAACCCGGAAACTGTAGCAACAAATATGGTTTTTAAGTTATACGCAGTTTCAACCGGGGGAACTGAACTTTGGGATTCTGGAACTTGTTCAATTACACCCGATCAAGATGGTATATTTTCAACCCTACTTGGTTCATCTTGTGGAGCAGAAATTGCTTCAAGTGTTTTTAGTGAAAATGCAGACATTTGGTTAGGTGTAACCGTTGGAACAGACGCTGAAGCAACACCAAGAATACAAATTGCAACAGTTGCATATGCTATTAACTCAGAAACGCTACAAGGCTTTCCCGCGGGGACAGGAACATCTACAATTCCATACATTGATTCAACAGGAACAGTTGTTTTAGCTTCCGCATCACCTAAAATACAATCTACTTCAGGCACCTTTGCAGTAGAAGGACAAGCACTAACCTTAACCACTCCAAATACATCAAACGGTATCATAACCATCAATCCAGATGGCACTGGAACTCTTGACCTAATTTTTGAAGGAGCAGCACCAGGTGGTGGTGCAAATGGTTTTGTAAATGCAACAAATGCAAACATAACTTCTGGATCACTATATGCAGGAACAATTGCCAGTAATGCCACTGGTTACTATTTTATTAATTTTCTATCAGGAGCAACACCAACTTCAAAATTTTCTGTCGACTCAACAGGATTAACTACTATTGGGGCTGATTTATATGTGACTTCTGGAATTTCTACTTTTGGAACACCAGTCTCAGATGGGACAATTGAAGCTACCAAGTTTTGTACAGGTGATGGAGAAACAAACTGTGTGACTGATTTTAGTAGTTTAGGTGGTGGGGGTGGAAGTAGTGTTTGGTCAGACTTACTAACCCCAACTGCAAATCTATCCCTAGCCCATGCAGGTTACACCACTGCATTTACTTTTAACTCAGTCACAGCAGCAGATGCTTTTTCTCTTGCTTCATCTTCATTAACCACAGGGACATTATTTGACCTCTCCTCTACTTCTACAGCAGGTGGAGCAAGTGGTTCATCTAAAATACTAGACATTATAAGAAGTGGAACTAACGCCAATGCATCACACACTGCATATGGACTTTACTCAAATGTCACCAACACAGGAACAACATCAATTAATATCGGTGGTTACTTCTCTGCTTCAGGAGCTACTAATAATTATGGGCTGATTGTAGAAAATGGCAACGTCGGTATTGGGACGACATCGCCTACGGCGAAACTCACCATAAACGAAACGACGGAACAACTTAGACTTGGATATGACGCCAGTAACTACTGGTCAGGTACAATTGGATCGACAGGCGGAATGACTTTAACTGGCACCGGAACAGGTGGGTCATTAACTCTGACCCCAACTGCAGGTCAAAACCTCAATGTCTCCCTTGCCACAACCGGTGATTTTGCTGTTAACACCAACCAACTCTATGTTGACACCTCTGCCGGCAACGTCGGTATTGGGACAACTGGACCAGATGCAAAACTTGATTCTCTGGCAACATCAGGTGAACAATTAAGATTAACTTACACTGACGGAACTGTTTATTCTGGTTTTACATTAGATTCAAATGGATATTTATTAGTTGATCCAACTGGTGCAAGAATTGCTCTTGACGGATCATTACAAGTCGGTAGTACCTCTCCTGTTGCCTACTCCAGATTTGGAACAGCGACAACAGGACATGGTTTTACTACATCAGATGACGTTTTAATCAGTGGAGATTTGGAAGTTGATGGAGTTTTATATTTAGATGGAAGAATAATTTCAAACCCAGATGGTACTGCAACTATTATATTTGCAGATGATGCTTCAGCAGTTAATAGTCCCAACATCCTAGACAATGGTGTCTGGTGGGTAAACAACACAGTTAATAACGGAATGGCAGCCTTAATGGTTAATAATGACAAAGGTGGAGATATTTTTACAGCAAGTGCGTCTGGAACTACTAAATTTACAATTCACAACGATGGCGCCATAACTCTAGCAAGTAATATTTCTTCAACTACTAATACTATTGAAGGAACAATTTTTTATGATAATAACTCAGCAGGAAGTTCTTCTACTGACCACCTCTTTTTATATGGATCTGATAGTGCGTGGCATCGTATTGCCCTGGATATGACCAAGTATTCCCAAACCAACGCCGCTGTCGCTAATCAAAACTATATTGAAATTGCCCACAACCAAAATACCAACGACCTATCTTTAACGGCTTGGATTAAGGATAAAATAACAGGTCTTTGGAAAACTATCACCAATTCCACCCAAACCGTAAAACATGCACTTCAAAACGAATTTGATGATGCTTCTGCAAAAACTTTCTTGGTTGATTCCCAAGGTACCCTTATTAATAACTTAATCAGCTTCTGGACAATGAATGAAGCCAGTGCTGGATCTAGCGCTACCACTCGTAATGATAGTTATGGAAGTAACAACCTGACAGACAACAACACCACCGCTTCAGGTACGGGTAAAGTTAATAATGGAGCAGACTTGGAAAGCACTAATAGTGAATTTTTTGAAATTACTGACAACACCTCACTTTCAACAGGAGACATTGATTTCACCATCAGCGCTTGGGTGAACCTAGAAAGCACAGGAGCTAACCGAACTATCGTCAGCAAGTCAGAGAGTTCATCCGTCAAAGAATATGAGCTCTATTACAACAACACCTCAAGCCGGTTTGAGTTTATTCTTGCCAATTCGTCTGGCACTACCGTTTGTACTGCCACCGCTAATAACCTCGGGGCTCCTTCCACCGCGACTTGGTATTTTTTAACCGCTTGGCATGATGCCACAGCCGACACCTGCAGTATCCAAGCCAACAATGGCACAGTTGATTCAGCCTCAGAAACTGGTGTTGTATCTGACACTGTAGCCAACTTTAGAATTGGAGCTCGATATACAACCGAAGAACTCTTTTTTGATGGCATAATAGACGAAGTAGGTTTTTGGAAGAAAAAATTATCTGCTGCTGAAATTACAGACTTATACAATTCCGGCAATGGTAACTCATATACTACCACAGGCAATCTCACCCGCACTCAAACTAAACTGACAAATATTGAGATTACTCCAGCTATCGATACCGGCACAGGTGGAGATGGGAATATTACGGTTTCAGGTAACACAAATATAAATACAACCAGCCTGATTTCCGGCCGAAGTTGTGCCGACGGTGGCGATGCGGTGAATTACTCGGTAACTACCCTTACTGCAACCACTGCTACTTTAAGCACTACCCCTGCCAGCGGTTGTCTTGCTGCCGGAGATGAGATATTACTTATCAACTTAAAAGGAATTGTGAGTGCCTATGACAATGTCGGAAACTTTGAAACTCTTCGAATTTTAAGTGTTTCATCAAACATTATTACCTTCAAAACCTCAAAGCTTAATTATTACGGTGACATTGCCGGTAGTGATTCAAATATCGGCACTACCAGTGGAACCAACCAATTAGTTATGATCCAAAGAGTTCCCAATTACAACAATGTCACCGTCAACGCCTCCATGAACTTTACTCCGTCGGCTTTTAGTGGTGCCAAGGGCGGTGTGATGTTTTTCAGAGCCACTGGCACAGTTTCCGTAGCCGGGAATATCCACGCTACCGGTTTAGGTTACGCCGGTGGAGCTGGCGGACCTTCACCAAACAGGACTAATGGTTCAAATGGTGTTGGTACAAATTTGAATTCCATAGGTTCGGGTAATAATAATATCGGCGGTGGCGCCGGAGGCGTTTACAATGGAGGACAGGGCGGTGGAGGAGGATCATATGGCACAGCTGGTAACACAAGTACCTACGGCACACTGGCTGGTACTACCTACGGTTCCACCACCTTAGCAAAACTTTATTTAGGTTCTGGCGGTGGAGGTGGGGCAAGTTACTCAGACGGTACGGGGTCCGGGAGTGGTGGTGCGGGCGGTACTGCTGGGGGAATAGTAACTGTCAGCGCAGAAAATATTACTGTCACCGGTTCTATCAGGGCCAACGGCAATGCGGGTTCAAACGGTGTTACACACGGAACAGGTGGAGGTGGGGCAAGTGGTGGTTCCGTCAAAATAATGGGCAAGAACCTAACACTGGGATCTTCCCTGGTAAGCGCTACGGGTGGAAGTGCTGGTAGTGGCTACGCCGGTAGTCACGGAGGAGCGGGGGGAAGTGGCAGAATCGCAATTGAATACTCGTCATCGATTTCTGGAACTAGTTCCCCTGCTTCCAACACATCACTCTCTGGCTACCATACCTATGGTTTGTATCACAGTAAAGTAATAAGCACCCCAAATTCAGCCAGTCTTGAGTCAATCAGGTGGGAAACTCCAATTGTGCCATATAGTAAAGTTTCCTTCCAAACCAGAAGTGGTTCTACCCTGTCCCCAACTGACGGAACTTGGGAAGCTTGGAAACCGTTTACTGCTACCTCCAACTACCTTGATTTAAGTGATGGTAATACCCATACCGAGTGGACAGGTACTAACTTGACTGTGGCCGATGGTGACGTCACCAGAAACGTTGATCAGTTTGAAGATGAAGATGAGGCAACTGCCGGTAATCTCACCAAGCTTACTTCTTCTACCAATGGTGGTTACGCTGAAGACACCATCACTTCAGCTAATCTTTCCGGCTACGACTATCTCACTTTTTGGATCAGAGCTTCGCAAACTGGCAGTACTGTAAAAGTGGGTATGGGAGAAAGTGCCGGCACGGAACAGGAAGAGTTTGTAAAAATTGACGCAGCTGACGTTTGGCAAAAGGTATATTGGGATTTGTCTGACATACAATCGGGTGCAAGAGATGCTATTACAAAATTAAGGTTTACAAACTTAATTGCATCCTCAAATACTATATATATTGATAATGTTAGAGCTGAAAAGTTGTTAACTGATAATAACTTTTCCAAAATAACTTCTACCCCGAACGAGTATTTACAGTATAGGATCATACTCTCCACCACCAACAACTCCTATCAGCCTCAAGTGGAAAATGTATATCTTACTTACAACGATGGCTACAAAATTGAGCAAGTTGACACCAACACCGTCCGCCTTTATAACTACACCGGTGAAGAGCAGGAATTACGTCTTGATGCCGTAGTTTTTGGCGCTGATTTGGCAGAATGGTACACAGTTGATGATGACTCAATTGGTGCAGGAGACTTAGTTTCCATAACCGGAAAAATGGATGAGTTTAGTGTTCCTATACTTACTAAGGCAAAATCAATTAACGACCCAAATCTAATTGGAGCTATTTCTACCAAGGCAGGCAAAACTTTAGGCATTGAAGCCGAAAATAGAAGGCTTTTGGGTTTGGCTGGTCGAATTCCGGTCAAAATTGACCCTAACTCCCCTGCTATTTTTGCAGGAGCAGAACTAACCTCATCCCAAACACCGGGTTTGGCCACCCTAGCTATGGCTGGAGACCGTACAATTGGTAAAGCAACTGAAAACTGGGAACCAAACACTGGAAAAGACACAATTACTATAATTATTGATAATTCTTACGCTCCAAATCCAACGTCCATGGAGAGTCGAGTTTACCGTTATCTATATAGTACCAGAGAACTAATTGATGTGGTTACAGAAAGAGTAGTTACCCAGATTGGTATTTTTGCAGGCATAATTACTCCAGAGATTAAAACTAATATCATCTCCCCAATTGCAGATTCTAGTTTAATCATTGATCTCTCAGCTTCTGAATCTGCAAGATTAGTTATTAATGGACAAGATAATCAAGAAGTAGCATCAATTGACTCTTTGGGTAATGCAAACTTTGAAGGTACTGTTGAATCCAATCAATTAGCGGTAAATGGTGATGCAACAATTTCAGGAACATTATATGCAGATGATATTGAGTCAACCAGACTTTCAGAAATTGAAGAATTATTGCGTGAGGTTGAAACAAACCAAAGTTTATTGGCAGAAAGTCAAAATTGGAGCACTGATACTTCTTTTGAAGATGGTACATTTACTAACTTGATTGCAGAAAGTATACAAGCAAACAACTTATATGTTACAGGTCAAGCTGCAATATCATCACTTTTTGTCTCTGACCTATTAACTGTCAACAAAATAGAGTCACTTGATATGCCACTACAAATTCAATCTCTTGCAGCTACCCCACTTGAAATAATGGCAGGAAAAATAACAGTTGATATTGATGGAAACACTAAATTTTTGGGTAATGTTGAAGTTGCAGGTAACCTAACTATTAATAATATAATTGTTGCAAATAATATTGATACTACTGCTACAGAATCTGCAACAATCGTAGAAGGAGAAATAAACTCAAATGCTACAGCTGGAAAAGCAGTTTTACCTGCAAACACAAGGAAGGTTAGAATAAACAATAACAAAGTATCTCTTAATACTCTAATCTATATAACACCAATAGCTTCTACACAAAACAAAGTGCTATATGTAAAATCTAAAGATACTGGTTACTTTGAGGTTGGTTTTTCTGATACACTAGAAACAGACGTTGAATTTAACTGGTGGATTATTGAATTAGAAGGTATTTAG
- a CDS encoding BrnA antitoxin family protein, whose protein sequence is MMKLLYHFNKILDTTKKEKYMKIQKKNQGKQSLLLRSKKILPTIPLFKNEDEERDFWANHSVTDYLHIFKPVKLDFSKLKPSTAKVTLRLPQMMLEDLRMLANEQDVPYQSLMKIFLSQRIKKEYSSRYSNAS, encoded by the coding sequence ATGATGAAGTTACTTTATCATTTCAATAAAATATTAGATACAACAAAGAAAGAAAAATATATGAAGATACAAAAAAAGAATCAGGGTAAACAGAGTTTGCTACTACGTAGTAAAAAAATATTACCAACAATCCCCCTTTTTAAAAACGAGGATGAAGAGAGAGACTTTTGGGCAAATCACAGTGTAACTGATTATCTTCACATTTTTAAACCAGTCAAACTTGATTTTTCAAAGCTCAAACCATCAACTGCAAAGGTAACATTAAGGCTTCCCCAAATGATGTTAGAAGATTTAAGAATGCTTGCAAACGAACAGGATGTTCCATACCAATCACTAATGAAGATTTTTTTGTCTCAAAGAATTAAAAAGGAATACTCTAGTAGATACTCCAACGCTTCTTAA